A stretch of the Chroogloeocystis siderophila 5.2 s.c.1 genome encodes the following:
- a CDS encoding heavy metal translocating P-type ATPase encodes METLTLKLRGMSCASCANSIEEAIRSVPGVTECNVNFGAEQAAVKYNPDKTSIEKIQAAIEEAGYVSYSLQEQEMVTGENDAEKATRLAESKKLKRKLWVGGVISIILVIGGLPMMTGLHLPLIPAWLHNPWFQLVLTTPIQFWSGESFYQGAWKAFKRHTATMDTLVALGTSAAYFYSLFPTFFPDFFRAQGLEPAVYYEISAVVITLILLGRLLENRAKGQTSEAIRKLIGLQARDARVIRNGQEMDIPIQEVQIDDVILVRPGEKIPVDGKVIEGASTIDEAMVTGESVPVKKQPGDEVIGATINKTGSFKFRATRVGKDTFLAQIVKLVQQAQGSKAPIQQLADRVTGWFVPAVIAIAIATFIVWFNFLGNLTLATITTIGVLIIACPCALGLATPTSIMVGTGKGAENGILVKGAESLELAHKIQTIVLDKTGTITEGKPTVTDFMTVNGTANRNELKLIQLAASVERNSEHPLAEAVVRYAQAQEVDLAQVKDFEAIAGSGVQGIVGDHLVQIGTQRWMEELGIDTRVLRERKTTLEHTGKTAVWLAVDGKMQGLMGIADALKPSSAHAVGALKRLDLEVVMLTGDNRATAEAIAQQVGIDRVFAEVRPDQKAAIVKSLQTERGRHSKSKTVAMVGDGINDAPALAQADVGIAIGTGTDVAIAASDITLISGELQGIITAIQLSRATIRNIRQNLFFAFIYNVAGIPIAAGILFPIFGWLLNPIIAGAAMAFSSVSVVTNALRLRNFQPEV; translated from the coding sequence ATGGAGACACTTACACTAAAACTTCGAGGCATGAGTTGTGCCTCTTGTGCAAATAGTATTGAAGAAGCAATTCGCTCAGTTCCTGGGGTGACTGAATGCAACGTCAACTTTGGTGCAGAACAAGCCGCAGTTAAATATAACCCTGACAAAACCAGTATTGAAAAAATCCAAGCGGCGATTGAAGAAGCAGGATATGTGTCTTACTCTCTCCAAGAGCAAGAAATGGTAACTGGAGAAAACGATGCGGAAAAAGCCACACGTCTTGCTGAATCAAAAAAGCTGAAGCGTAAACTTTGGGTAGGAGGTGTCATTAGTATCATTCTCGTCATTGGCGGATTACCAATGATGACAGGGCTACATCTACCTTTGATTCCTGCGTGGCTACACAATCCTTGGTTTCAACTCGTGCTGACAACTCCGATTCAATTTTGGAGTGGTGAATCGTTTTATCAAGGTGCTTGGAAAGCGTTTAAACGCCATACAGCTACGATGGATACGCTAGTTGCACTGGGGACAAGTGCGGCGTATTTCTACTCGCTGTTTCCGACATTTTTTCCAGACTTTTTTCGCGCACAGGGGCTTGAACCAGCCGTTTACTACGAAATTTCTGCGGTTGTGATTACGCTGATTTTACTAGGGCGGTTGTTAGAAAATCGCGCCAAAGGACAAACTTCAGAAGCCATTCGCAAACTGATTGGCTTGCAAGCACGCGATGCAAGAGTAATTCGGAACGGACAAGAAATGGATATTCCAATTCAGGAAGTCCAAATTGATGATGTCATACTAGTCCGTCCTGGGGAAAAAATTCCGGTAGATGGCAAAGTGATTGAAGGCGCTTCAACGATAGATGAAGCGATGGTGACGGGTGAAAGTGTTCCCGTGAAGAAGCAGCCAGGCGATGAAGTAATTGGCGCAACGATTAACAAAACTGGGAGTTTTAAGTTTCGCGCAACGCGTGTTGGTAAAGATACGTTTCTCGCACAGATTGTGAAACTCGTTCAACAAGCGCAAGGTTCTAAAGCACCGATTCAGCAACTCGCCGATCGCGTCACTGGATGGTTTGTCCCCGCAGTAATTGCGATCGCGATCGCAACATTTATCGTTTGGTTTAACTTCTTGGGCAACTTAACACTTGCAACAATTACTACCATTGGTGTCTTGATTATTGCTTGTCCGTGTGCTTTGGGGTTAGCAACTCCTACCTCAATTATGGTCGGAACAGGTAAAGGTGCAGAAAACGGCATTTTAGTCAAGGGTGCAGAAAGTTTAGAACTCGCGCACAAAATTCAAACGATTGTTTTAGACAAAACGGGGACGATTACCGAAGGTAAACCCACAGTGACAGATTTTATGACTGTCAACGGTACAGCCAATCGTAATGAATTAAAACTCATCCAGCTAGCAGCATCGGTAGAACGTAACTCAGAACATCCGCTTGCAGAAGCAGTAGTGAGGTACGCCCAAGCGCAAGAAGTTGATCTTGCACAAGTGAAAGACTTTGAGGCGATCGCGGGTAGTGGCGTACAAGGAATCGTGGGCGATCACTTGGTACAAATCGGTACGCAGCGCTGGATGGAAGAATTAGGCATTGATACCCGCGTGCTGAGAGAACGCAAAACAACGTTAGAACATACAGGGAAAACAGCGGTTTGGCTCGCAGTAGATGGCAAAATGCAAGGACTCATGGGCATTGCGGATGCGCTTAAACCTTCTTCCGCACACGCTGTGGGCGCATTAAAACGCTTGGATTTAGAAGTTGTCATGCTCACGGGCGATAACCGAGCCACCGCAGAAGCGATCGCGCAACAAGTCGGAATTGATCGCGTCTTTGCTGAAGTGCGCCCCGATCAAAAAGCGGCGATTGTCAAGTCACTGCAAACAGAACGCGGTAGACATTCAAAATCTAAGACGGTTGCCATGGTAGGAGATGGTATCAACGATGCACCCGCATTAGCGCAAGCCGATGTCGGAATTGCGATTGGTACAGGAACTGATGTGGCGATCGCAGCGAGCGATATTACTTTAATCTCTGGCGAACTCCAAGGAATCATTACCGCAATTCAACTTAGTCGAGCCACGATCCGCAACATTCGTCAAAATCTCTTCTTCGCCTTTATCTATAACGTTGCAGGTATTCCCATTGCGGCGGGAATTCTTTTTCCGATCTTTGGCTGGCTACTCAATCCAATTATCGCTGGAGCAGCAATGGCGTTTAGTTCTGTATCTGTTGTTACTAATGCTTTGCGTTTACGTAACTTTCAGCCTGAAGTTTAA
- a CDS encoding heavy-metal-associated domain-containing protein encodes MTLTLKVPKMACLACVNTITQAIRSVDTNATVQAEPKTKLVNIETQASATAIKEALASVGYPAA; translated from the coding sequence ATGACACTTACACTTAAAGTTCCTAAAATGGCGTGTTTAGCTTGCGTAAATACAATTACTCAAGCAATTCGCTCAGTAGATACCAACGCAACAGTTCAAGCTGAACCAAAGACAAAACTCGTCAACATTGAGACTCAAGCATCAGCAACTGCAATTAAAGAAGCTTTAGCATCTGTCGGATATCCCGCTGCTTAA
- a CDS encoding chlorophyll a/b-binding protein codes for MSARQYVIDDRGLANTFAIEPKMYVQESQTGFKPYAELLNGRLAMIGFVSLLALEVFTGHGLIGFFANLS; via the coding sequence ATGAGCGCACGTCAATACGTTATCGATGACCGAGGTTTAGCAAACACCTTTGCAATTGAACCTAAGATGTACGTACAAGAAAGCCAAACTGGCTTTAAACCTTATGCTGAATTGCTCAACGGTCGCCTAGCCATGATTGGCTTTGTTTCACTACTAGCGCTAGAAGTTTTCACTGGACACGGCTTAATAGGTTTTTTTGCAAATCTCTCGTAA
- a CDS encoding orange carotenoid protein N-terminal domain-containing protein, translating into MTYTLESAQNIFTDTQVPSPIPATIALFEQLNVDDKLALLWYAYTEMGRTITPAAVGAARLQLAEGLLNQVKQMSATDQTQFMRDLASRANTPLSRSYGFFSVNTKLAFWYELGELMKQGVVAPIPAEYQMTPGVKAVLAAIQQLDPGEQITVLRNAVVDMGYEDAVAPSPTETADEPMFPRTEPAPTKLKVEGITDSTVLSYFAALNADDFEAALALFTPDGALQPPFQKPIVGPDAIAKYMRSEAQGLNLMPQQGISETLPDGSKQLKITGVVQTPWFGVNVGMNIGWRFLLNPQGKIFFVAIDMLASPQELLNLRPR; encoded by the coding sequence ATGACTTATACTCTCGAATCAGCACAAAATATCTTTACTGATACACAAGTACCGAGTCCAATTCCTGCCACGATCGCGCTATTCGAGCAACTTAACGTCGATGACAAATTGGCATTACTGTGGTACGCCTATACCGAGATGGGGCGGACAATTACTCCAGCTGCGGTAGGCGCAGCACGGTTACAGCTTGCAGAAGGTTTGCTCAATCAAGTCAAGCAGATGTCAGCCACAGATCAAACACAATTCATGCGCGATTTGGCTAGCCGTGCGAACACGCCATTAAGTCGTTCTTATGGGTTTTTTAGTGTCAATACTAAGTTAGCTTTTTGGTATGAGCTAGGGGAACTCATGAAGCAAGGAGTTGTTGCTCCTATTCCGGCAGAATATCAAATGACTCCTGGTGTCAAAGCAGTACTTGCGGCAATTCAGCAACTCGATCCAGGCGAACAAATTACAGTACTGCGTAATGCTGTAGTCGATATGGGATATGAAGATGCTGTCGCACCTAGTCCCACAGAAACAGCTGATGAGCCGATGTTCCCACGCACTGAACCTGCACCAACAAAACTTAAAGTTGAAGGAATTACAGATTCTACAGTTCTCAGCTACTTTGCCGCATTGAATGCTGACGACTTTGAAGCTGCACTTGCGTTGTTTACTCCTGACGGTGCTTTGCAACCACCCTTTCAAAAACCAATTGTAGGACCAGATGCGATCGCAAAATACATGCGTTCGGAAGCCCAAGGATTAAACTTGATGCCACAACAAGGCATATCAGAGACTTTGCCCGACGGTTCCAAGCAGCTGAAAATTACTGGAGTCGTTCAAACGCCTTGGTTTGGTGTCAATGTAGGTATGAATATTGGTTGGCGGTTCTTACTCAATCCTCAAGGCAAAATTTTCTTTGTAGCGATTGACATGCTGGCGTCTCCACAGGAACTGCTAAATCTACGCCCTCGATAA
- a CDS encoding pentapeptide repeat-containing protein, which produces MDADELNRRYAAGERDFSFVNLRGVNLSEVNLQGAILWGADLARTNLTAANLRQAHLSSANLTSAILWRANLTQATLHKANLSRSILIKASLSEVDLSEAVLVKADLRLAQLVRTKLTNAKLKGADLRYAEIRLVDISGADLSQTILNEANLSGDLLAN; this is translated from the coding sequence ATGGATGCTGATGAACTAAATCGGCGGTATGCAGCAGGAGAGAGAGATTTTAGTTTTGTCAATTTGCGGGGCGTTAATTTAAGTGAAGTTAATCTGCAAGGTGCCATTCTTTGGGGTGCAGACTTAGCACGCACTAACTTGACTGCTGCAAACTTAAGACAAGCGCATCTGAGTTCTGCAAACTTGACAAGTGCAATTTTGTGGAGGGCTAATTTAACTCAAGCAACTTTACACAAAGCAAACTTGAGTCGGTCAATTTTAATTAAAGCAAGCCTCAGTGAAGTAGATTTGAGTGAAGCAGTGCTAGTTAAAGCAGATTTGCGGCTAGCACAATTAGTACGTACAAAGTTAACCAACGCAAAGTTAAAGGGTGCGGATCTGCGATACGCAGAAATAAGATTAGTCGATATTAGTGGCGCAGATTTGAGCCAAACCATTTTAAATGAGGCAAACTTGAGTGGAGACTTACTTGCAAATTAG
- a CDS encoding DUF1830 domain-containing protein: MIQIASTTERDRQILCCYVNRTSLLQITRISNIPNWYFERTVFPGQTLLFTAPPEAELEVHTSQLVNATLFDKILCSILQVHEGSGEII; this comes from the coding sequence ATGATTCAAATTGCCTCAACGACTGAACGCGATCGCCAAATCTTGTGTTGCTATGTCAATCGTACTAGCCTGTTGCAGATTACCCGTATTTCTAACATCCCTAATTGGTACTTTGAACGAACGGTTTTTCCTGGACAAACGCTTTTATTTACAGCACCGCCAGAAGCCGAGTTGGAAGTCCATACGAGTCAACTTGTTAACGCGACTTTATTCGATAAAATTCTTTGTTCAATCTTGCAGGTTCATGAAGGATCTGGAGAGATAATTTAA
- a CDS encoding DICT sensory domain-containing protein — translation MRISHSPLQELLQARPDLHTQRYFKSSLTALSHAIEDLVLNGKDKPLVIANFQRERFYRAETRRYQQIAQRTDQVYVLATPESNFAAAAEPYETIPFDHQDQLVNEWHLVVVGQDYTACLICQEHFTPDTPPVIDQARQFDGIWTFDRQISCQVAHLLLARILVYRPELAQKIQQARIRFGLNAIPMMVSVGRGNIDAVTFTERLVTHLQASQYRLLKAYRTIATQERQERLVNSITAAIRRSLNLHEILTTAVQELGQTFEHCRCLLYRCDRIYQDVTIEYEALAPGMTSLQGETWLLVENPLFQAAVATEKAIAVTDVTKLPSLQANPALTTLLSRSGIRSWLLVPVIYQETVLGMLEIHHTGAEPYIWQEHDIALVEAIANQVGVALIQAQAYIRLEELNNQLAALERTRSNLIAIVGHELRTPLSTIQICLETLATEPEMTLEMQQVMLQTALTDAERLRKLTQDFITLSRLESGQIHWQLEPISLQECLSLALNSLKAWWSPQQLAQIEVILPPKLPLVLADGEGLVQVFTKLIDNALKFAPDGKVTVSARTLKNKLASKRTSMIEVCIADMGRGIEPNQLEVIFTRFSQEEEYLRRISSGTGLGLAICRQIVQGLGGQIWAESAGKNQGSQFYFTVLVS, via the coding sequence ATGAGAATTTCGCATTCTCCACTCCAGGAGTTACTTCAAGCCCGACCTGATTTACACACCCAAAGATATTTTAAGTCTTCCTTGACGGCGCTATCACACGCGATCGAAGATTTAGTACTCAACGGGAAAGATAAACCGCTAGTCATCGCCAACTTTCAACGCGAGCGCTTTTATCGTGCCGAAACAAGACGCTATCAGCAAATTGCGCAGCGCACAGATCAAGTTTATGTTTTGGCAACGCCAGAATCTAACTTTGCCGCTGCTGCCGAGCCTTATGAGACAATTCCTTTTGATCACCAAGATCAGCTAGTTAATGAATGGCATTTAGTTGTTGTTGGTCAAGATTACACAGCTTGCCTAATTTGTCAAGAACATTTTACACCTGATACACCGCCAGTCATCGATCAGGCGCGACAGTTTGATGGAATTTGGACATTTGATCGCCAGATTAGTTGTCAAGTTGCGCATCTTTTACTCGCCAGAATTTTAGTCTACCGACCAGAGTTAGCCCAGAAGATACAACAAGCGCGAATTAGGTTTGGTTTAAATGCGATTCCGATGATGGTGTCGGTGGGGCGGGGAAACATTGATGCTGTTACATTTACAGAACGCTTGGTGACGCATTTGCAAGCAAGTCAGTATCGTCTGTTGAAAGCTTATCGTACAATCGCAACGCAAGAACGCCAAGAACGTCTCGTAAATTCGATCACCGCCGCCATTCGCCGATCGCTGAATTTACACGAGATTCTGACAACGGCTGTACAAGAGTTAGGGCAAACTTTTGAGCATTGTCGCTGTTTACTTTACCGCTGCGATCGCATTTATCAAGATGTAACGATTGAGTACGAAGCGCTAGCGCCTGGAATGACATCATTGCAAGGGGAAACTTGGCTTTTAGTCGAGAATCCTTTGTTTCAAGCGGCGGTAGCAACCGAAAAAGCGATCGCGGTTACAGATGTCACCAAACTTCCGAGTTTACAAGCAAATCCGGCATTAACAACTTTACTATCGCGTTCGGGAATTCGTTCTTGGTTACTCGTTCCTGTGATTTACCAAGAAACAGTGCTGGGGATGTTGGAAATTCATCACACCGGTGCAGAACCTTATATTTGGCAAGAACACGATATTGCCTTAGTTGAAGCGATCGCCAATCAAGTCGGTGTTGCTTTAATTCAAGCACAAGCGTATATTCGCCTTGAAGAACTCAATAATCAATTAGCCGCATTAGAACGCACTCGCAGTAATTTAATTGCGATCGTCGGTCATGAATTGCGTACTCCTTTATCGACAATCCAAATTTGTTTGGAAACTCTAGCAACCGAGCCAGAGATGACGTTAGAAATGCAGCAAGTCATGCTGCAAACTGCTTTAACCGATGCTGAACGTTTGCGGAAACTCACTCAAGACTTTATTACACTCTCGCGCTTAGAAAGTGGTCAAATTCACTGGCAATTAGAACCAATTTCACTCCAGGAATGTCTTAGCTTAGCATTAAACAGCCTCAAGGCTTGGTGGTCGCCACAACAGTTAGCGCAAATAGAAGTAATACTACCGCCAAAATTACCGCTTGTTTTAGCAGATGGCGAAGGACTTGTTCAAGTTTTTACTAAATTGATTGATAATGCTTTGAAGTTTGCACCTGATGGAAAAGTAACAGTTAGCGCGCGCACGCTAAAAAATAAGCTAGCATCTAAACGCACTTCGATGATTGAGGTGTGTATTGCGGATATGGGTAGAGGTATTGAACCAAACCAGTTAGAAGTTATATTTACTCGGTTTTCGCAAGAAGAAGAATATCTTCGACGCATCTCTAGTGGAACAGGGCTAGGACTCGCAATTTGTCGCCAGATCGTTCAAGGTTTGGGAGGACAAATTTGGGCTGAATCCGCAGGTAAAAATCAGGGAAGTCAGTTTTATTTTACAGTTTTGGTGAGTTAG
- a CDS encoding DUF305 domain-containing protein translates to MLLKKRFALNIVAIATTGGFIASCAAVPPTPTSGSNTQASNTQSTQQMPHHGMNHAMAMDLGPADANYDLRFIDAMVPHHQGAVEMAQAALEKSQRAEIKELATEIIAVQQREIAQLQQWRQAWYPQASNTPVAYNPQTGETVPMSQQQMHSMMMHGDLGAADAEFDRRFINAMIPHHEGAVIMAQDALNNSQRPEIRKLAQEIINSQKAEIKQMQAWRQAWYQQ, encoded by the coding sequence ATGCTTTTAAAAAAGCGTTTTGCGTTAAATATTGTAGCGATCGCCACAACGGGTGGGTTCATCGCATCTTGTGCAGCGGTTCCACCAACTCCAACGTCAGGATCAAACACACAAGCATCGAATACACAAAGCACACAGCAAATGCCACATCATGGTATGAATCATGCGATGGCAATGGATTTAGGTCCTGCGGATGCAAACTACGACTTGCGGTTTATTGATGCAATGGTTCCACACCATCAAGGTGCAGTAGAAATGGCGCAAGCAGCTTTAGAGAAATCGCAACGTGCAGAAATTAAAGAGCTAGCAACAGAGATTATTGCAGTACAGCAGAGGGAAATTGCACAGCTACAGCAATGGCGACAAGCATGGTATCCGCAAGCAAGTAACACCCCAGTGGCTTACAATCCTCAGACAGGTGAGACGGTACCAATGTCGCAACAGCAAATGCATAGCATGATGATGCATGGCGATTTAGGAGCTGCTGATGCTGAATTTGATCGGCGTTTCATTAATGCAATGATTCCCCATCATGAAGGTGCTGTAATTATGGCGCAAGATGCTTTGAATAACTCCCAGCGTCCTGAAATTAGAAAGTTGGCGCAAGAAATTATCAATTCACAAAAAGCGGAAATTAAGCAGATGCAAGCCTGGCGACAAGCTTGGTATCAGCAATAA
- a CDS encoding FGGY-family carbohydrate kinase — protein sequence MTRVVLEGVAYSLRAVFDVMQELAPIYQLIATSGASRSALWLQIITDVLGINLAKPIIAEDAAYGAALLALLSCDVYPNLETLFQILPA from the coding sequence ATGACGCGGGTGGTTCTCGAAGGCGTTGCGTATAGCTTACGCGCGGTGTTTGATGTTATGCAAGAACTTGCCCCAATTTATCAACTTATCGCTACGAGTGGTGCTTCGCGCTCAGCGCTTTGGTTACAAATTATTACGGATGTGCTTGGTATCAATCTTGCAAAACCAATAATAGCTGAAGATGCGGCTTACGGTGCAGCATTACTAGCATTACTTAGCTGTGATGTTTACCCCAATTTAGAAACGTTATTTCAGATTTTGCCTGCATGA
- a CDS encoding FGGY-family carbohydrate kinase: MIEWASSASPGSDGVIFLPHLAGECSSYLDPEARGAWLNLSSAHSKAE; encoded by the coding sequence TTGATTGAGTGGGCAAGTAGTGCGTCTCCTGGTTCTGATGGTGTTATCTTTTTACCGCATTTGGCAGGCGAATGTAGCTCCTATCTCGATCCTGAGGCGCGTGGTGCGTGGCTGAATTTGTCTTCAGCGCATAGTAAAGCCGAATGA